The following coding sequences lie in one Arabidopsis thaliana chromosome 3, partial sequence genomic window:
- the BZIP25 gene encoding basic leucine zipper 25 (basic leucine zipper 25 (BZIP25); FUNCTIONS IN: protein heterodimerization activity, sequence-specific DNA binding transcription factor activity; INVOLVED IN: regulation of transcription, DNA-dependent; LOCATED IN: chloroplast; EXPRESSED IN: 23 plant structures; EXPRESSED DURING: 15 growth stages; CONTAINS InterPro DOMAIN/s: Basic-leucine zipper (bZIP) transcription factor (InterPro:IPR004827), bZIP transcription factor, bZIP-1 (InterPro:IPR011616), Basic leucine-zipper, C-terminal (InterPro:IPR020983); BEST Arabidopsis thaliana protein match is: bZIP transcription factor family protein (TAIR:AT4G02640.2).), translating into MHIVFSVDDLTESFWPVPAPAPSPGSSSTPSPTQNVADGMTRSQSEWAFHRLINELSGSDSSPTTNTIERSPPPVQSLSRLEETVDETEDVVEIQKPQNHRRLPVDDQGKNRNRAPSSDPVDSSAPVVVDPNQYHAILKSKLELACAAVARRVGTVKPEDSSASASNQKQAQGSIVAQTSPGASSVRFSPTTSTQKKPDVPARQTSISSRDDSDDDDLDGDADNGDPTDVKRARRMLSNRESARRSRRRKQEQMNEFDTQVKFLPIVAAVDNRILRADIETLRTKVKMAEETVKRVTGVNPLHWSRPNMGIPFSNTPSASSSIPPNSNHILKPANSSTNTSAGLAQNQRVETANFLPEQVNREGMQNPFAPDSNLYETLPHWNHKH; encoded by the exons ATGCACATCGTCTTCTCTGTCGATGATTTGACCGAATCCTTCTGGCCTGTTCCCGCTCCGGCGCCGTCGCCGGGATCGTCATCGACTCCGTCACCGACGCAGAACGTGGCGGATGGGATGACTCGAAGTCAATCGGAGTGGGCGTTCCACAGGCTTATCAATGAGTTGTCTGGTTCCGATTCGAGCCCTACGACTAACACAATCGAGAGATCACCTCCACCGGTTCAGTCTCTTTCGAGATTAGAAGAAACCGTTGACGAAACCGAAGATGTTGTTGAGATTCAGAAACCGCAGAATCATCGACGGCTCCCTGTTGATGATCAAGGGAAGAATCGGAATCGTGCTCCGTCGTCTGATCCGGTTGATTCTTCAGCTCCTGTTGTTGTTGATCCTAATCAGTATCATGCGATTCTTAAGAGCAAGCTCGAGCTTGCTTGCGCTGCTGTTGCTCGTCGT GTGGGAACTGTGAAACCGGAAGATTCGAGTGCTTCAGCTAGCAATCAAAAACAAGCTCAAG GCTCCATTGTGGCACAAACCTCACCTGGTGCTTCATCTGTTAGATTTTCTCCCACAACAAGCACGCAAAAGAAACCTGATGTTCCAGCCAGACAAACTAGTATTTCATCACGAGATGATTCTGATGACGATGATCTTGATGGAGACGCAGATAATGGAGATCCTACTGATGTGAAGCGTGCTAGGAG GATGCTCTCAAACCGAGAATCCGCTAGGCGCTCTAGGAGAAGAAAGCAAGAACAAATGAATGAATTTGATACACAG GTAAAGTTTTTACCAATTGTAG CTGCTGTTGACAACAGAATTCTAAGAGCTGATATCGAAACTTTGAGAACAAAG GTTAAGATGGCAGAGGAAACTGTGAAAAGAGTGACAGGAGTGAACCCTTTGCATTGGTCAAGACCAAACATGGGCATACCATTCAGCAACACACCGAGTGCTTCCTCTAGTATTCCGCCAAACTCTAACCACATTTTGAAACCAGCAAATTCAAGTACCAACACCAGTGCTGGTTTAGCACAAAATCAGAGAGTGGAGACGGCAAATTTCTTGCCGGAACAGGTGAACCGTGAAGGCATGCAGAATCCATTTGCTCCTGATTCTAATCTGTATGAAACCCTACCCCATTGGAATCACAAGCATTAA
- the BZIP25 gene encoding basic leucine zipper 25 (basic leucine zipper 25 (BZIP25); FUNCTIONS IN: protein heterodimerization activity, sequence-specific DNA binding transcription factor activity; INVOLVED IN: regulation of transcription, DNA-dependent; LOCATED IN: chloroplast; EXPRESSED IN: 23 plant structures; EXPRESSED DURING: 15 growth stages; CONTAINS InterPro DOMAIN/s: Basic-leucine zipper (bZIP) transcription factor (InterPro:IPR004827), bZIP transcription factor, bZIP-1 (InterPro:IPR011616), Basic leucine-zipper, C-terminal (InterPro:IPR020983); BEST Arabidopsis thaliana protein match is: bZIP transcription factor family protein (TAIR:AT4G02640.2); Has 2261 Blast hits to 2259 proteins in 207 species: Archae - 2; Bacteria - 16; Metazoa - 141; Fungi - 138; Plants - 1903; Viruses - 0; Other Eukaryotes - 61 (source: NCBI BLink).) — translation MHIVFSVDDLTESFWPVPAPAPSPGSSSTPSPTQNVADGMTRSQSEWAFHRLINELSGSDSSPTTNTIERSPPPVQSLSRLEETVDETEDVVEIQKPQNHRRLPVDDQGKNRNRAPSSDPVDSSAPVVVDPNQYHAILKSKLELACAAVARRVGTVKPEDSSASASNQKQAQGSIVAQTSPGASSVRFSPTTSTQKKPDVPARQTSISSRDDSDDDDLDGDADNGDPTDVKRARRMLSNRESARRSRRRKQEQMNEFDTQVGQLRAEHSTLINRLSDMNHKYDAAAVDNRILRADIETLRTKVKMAEETVKRVTGVNPLHWSRPNMGIPFSNTPSASSSIPPNSNHILKPANSSTNTSAGLAQNQRVETANFLPEQVNREGMQNPFAPDSNLYETLPHWNHKH, via the exons ATGCACATCGTCTTCTCTGTCGATGATTTGACCGAATCCTTCTGGCCTGTTCCCGCTCCGGCGCCGTCGCCGGGATCGTCATCGACTCCGTCACCGACGCAGAACGTGGCGGATGGGATGACTCGAAGTCAATCGGAGTGGGCGTTCCACAGGCTTATCAATGAGTTGTCTGGTTCCGATTCGAGCCCTACGACTAACACAATCGAGAGATCACCTCCACCGGTTCAGTCTCTTTCGAGATTAGAAGAAACCGTTGACGAAACCGAAGATGTTGTTGAGATTCAGAAACCGCAGAATCATCGACGGCTCCCTGTTGATGATCAAGGGAAGAATCGGAATCGTGCTCCGTCGTCTGATCCGGTTGATTCTTCAGCTCCTGTTGTTGTTGATCCTAATCAGTATCATGCGATTCTTAAGAGCAAGCTCGAGCTTGCTTGCGCTGCTGTTGCTCGTCGT GTGGGAACTGTGAAACCGGAAGATTCGAGTGCTTCAGCTAGCAATCAAAAACAAGCTCAAG GCTCCATTGTGGCACAAACCTCACCTGGTGCTTCATCTGTTAGATTTTCTCCCACAACAAGCACGCAAAAGAAACCTGATGTTCCAGCCAGACAAACTAGTATTTCATCACGAGATGATTCTGATGACGATGATCTTGATGGAGACGCAGATAATGGAGATCCTACTGATGTGAAGCGTGCTAGGAG GATGCTCTCAAACCGAGAATCCGCTAGGCGCTCTAGGAGAAGAAAGCAAGAACAAATGAATGAATTTGATACACAG GTAGGCCAATTAAGAGCCGAGCATTCAACTTTAATTAATCGTCTTAGTGACATGAATCATAAGTATGATGCAGCTGCTGTTGACAACAGAATTCTAAGAGCTGATATCGAAACTTTGAGAACAAAG GTTAAGATGGCAGAGGAAACTGTGAAAAGAGTGACAGGAGTGAACCCTTTGCATTGGTCAAGACCAAACATGGGCATACCATTCAGCAACACACCGAGTGCTTCCTCTAGTATTCCGCCAAACTCTAACCACATTTTGAAACCAGCAAATTCAAGTACCAACACCAGTGCTGGTTTAGCACAAAATCAGAGAGTGGAGACGGCAAATTTCTTGCCGGAACAGGTGAACCGTGAAGGCATGCAGAATCCATTTGCTCCTGATTCTAATCTGTATGAAACCCTACCCCATTGGAATCACAAGCATTAA
- the BZIP25 gene encoding basic leucine zipper 25 (basic leucine zipper 25 (BZIP25); FUNCTIONS IN: protein heterodimerization activity, sequence-specific DNA binding transcription factor activity; INVOLVED IN: regulation of transcription, DNA-dependent; LOCATED IN: chloroplast; EXPRESSED IN: 23 plant structures; EXPRESSED DURING: 15 growth stages; CONTAINS InterPro DOMAIN/s: Basic-leucine zipper (bZIP) transcription factor (InterPro:IPR004827), bZIP transcription factor, bZIP-1 (InterPro:IPR011616); BEST Arabidopsis thaliana protein match is: bZIP transcription factor family protein (TAIR:AT4G02640.2); Has 30201 Blast hits to 17322 proteins in 780 species: Archae - 12; Bacteria - 1396; Metazoa - 17338; Fungi - 3422; Plants - 5037; Viruses - 0; Other Eukaryotes - 2996 (source: NCBI BLink).), whose translation MHIVFSVDDLTESFWPVPAPAPSPGSSSTPSPTQNVADGMTRSQSEWAFHRLINELSGSDSSPTTNTIERSPPPVQSLSRLEETVDETEDVVEIQKPQNHRRLPVDDQGKNRNRAPSSDPVDSSAPVVVDPNQYHAILKSKLELACAAVARRVGTVKPEDSSASASNQKQAQGSIVAQTSPGASSVRFSPTTSTQKKPDVPARQTSISSRDDSDDDDLDGDADNGDPTDVKRARRMLSNRESARRSRRRKQEQMNEFDTQVRSFISCSYIYTFLESFLLFNSLQGFIGKVFTNCR comes from the exons ATGCACATCGTCTTCTCTGTCGATGATTTGACCGAATCCTTCTGGCCTGTTCCCGCTCCGGCGCCGTCGCCGGGATCGTCATCGACTCCGTCACCGACGCAGAACGTGGCGGATGGGATGACTCGAAGTCAATCGGAGTGGGCGTTCCACAGGCTTATCAATGAGTTGTCTGGTTCCGATTCGAGCCCTACGACTAACACAATCGAGAGATCACCTCCACCGGTTCAGTCTCTTTCGAGATTAGAAGAAACCGTTGACGAAACCGAAGATGTTGTTGAGATTCAGAAACCGCAGAATCATCGACGGCTCCCTGTTGATGATCAAGGGAAGAATCGGAATCGTGCTCCGTCGTCTGATCCGGTTGATTCTTCAGCTCCTGTTGTTGTTGATCCTAATCAGTATCATGCGATTCTTAAGAGCAAGCTCGAGCTTGCTTGCGCTGCTGTTGCTCGTCGT GTGGGAACTGTGAAACCGGAAGATTCGAGTGCTTCAGCTAGCAATCAAAAACAAGCTCAAG GCTCCATTGTGGCACAAACCTCACCTGGTGCTTCATCTGTTAGATTTTCTCCCACAACAAGCACGCAAAAGAAACCTGATGTTCCAGCCAGACAAACTAGTATTTCATCACGAGATGATTCTGATGACGATGATCTTGATGGAGACGCAGATAATGGAGATCCTACTGATGTGAAGCGTGCTAGGAG GATGCTCTCAAACCGAGAATCCGCTAGGCGCTCTAGGAGAAGAAAGCAAGAACAAATGAATGAATTTGATACACAGGTTCGGTCTTTTATTAGTTGCTCATACATTTATACATTTCTCGAGTCTTTCTTACTTTTCAACAGTCTTCAGGGGTTTATAGGTAAAGTTTTTACCAATTGTAGGTAG
- a CDS encoding kinetochore protein (CONTAINS InterPro DOMAIN/s: Kinetochore protein Ndc80 (InterPro:IPR005550); Has 24780 Blast hits to 15608 proteins in 1321 species: Archae - 545; Bacteria - 2969; Metazoa - 12597; Fungi - 2181; Plants - 1581; Viruses - 39; Other Eukaryotes - 4868 (source: NCBI BLink).), with protein MRGGAAGKRRTTVGFGGAPPPPPPSIEQQRHLFNSRDSDASFASSRPSSIGLGGRGASDDRSSMIRFINAFLSTHNFPISIRGNPVPSVKDISETLKFLLSALDYPCDSIKWDEDLVFFLKSQKCPFKITKSSLKAPNTPHNWPTVLAVVHWLAELARFHQHLVSNSTSVPEDNSMNFFAIQSFGHFIRGEDDKVNDLDSQFLGKLEAEKTSVAETISGCEKISGELEAKLESLRKGPSKKESLEKVKADLENDVNKFRTIVVEYTDRNPAMEKVVEEKAKELKAKEEERERISVENKELKKSVELQNFSAADVNRMRRELQAVERDVADAEVARDGWDQKAWELNSQIRNQFHQIQTLAIDCNQALRRLKLDIQFAVNERGETPAAVMGVDYKSVVKPALCSLCDGIKGSSAEKVEELVTLQHHKSEMASKIESKRSLLGSIQLQINDLEEKMKLVKKETQELSTKCDLEAKTLVESVKAEALNLEVVEKEAAEFVKASELRLQEAVKESEEEVQACAAQLFALIDSISKQKEYMDSKISEIKTGVADTASAVSEIYKANFKKNLGI; from the coding sequence aTGAGAGGCGGAGCCGCGGGAAAGAGAAGAACGACGGTGGGTTTCGGCGGAGCGCCGCCGCCACCTCCACCATCAATCGAGCAACAACGTCACCTCTTTAACTCAAGAGACTCCGACGCCAGTTTCGCCAGCAGCCGTCCTTCATCAATCGGTTTAGGCGGCCGAGGAGCCTCCGATGACAGATCTTCGATGATTCGATTCATTAACGCCTTCCTCTCCACACATAACTTCCCGATCTCTATCCGCGGTAATCCTGTTCCTTCTGTCAAAGACATctccgaaaccctaaaattctTGCTCTCAGCTTTAGATTACCCTTGCGATTCCATCAAATGGGACGAGGATCTCgtcttctttctcaaatcGCAGAAATGTCCTTTTAAGATCACCAAATCTAGCCTCAAAGCTCCAAATACGCCTCACAATTGGCCTACTGTTCTCGCCGTTGTTCACTGGTTAGCTGAGCTTGCTCGTTTCCATCAACATCTAGTATCTAATTCCACCTCCGTACCCGAAGATAACTCCATGAATTTCTTCGCGATTCAAAGCTTTGGTCACTTCATTCGCGGCGAGGATGATAAGGTTAACGATTTAGATTCTCAATTTTTGGGTAAATTGGAAGCGGAGAAGACTAGCGTCGCTGAAACTATCTCTGGTTGTGAGAAAATCTCCGGTGAATTGGAGGCTAAACTTGAGTCACTGAGGAAAGGTCCTTCGAAGAAAGAGTCTCTGGAGAAAGTTAAAGCCGATTTGGAGAATGACGTAAACAAGTTCCGAACTATTGTTGTGGAGTATACTGATAGGAATCCAGCGATGGAGAAAGTTGTGGAGGAGAAAGCTAAGGAGCTCAAagctaaggaagaagagagagagcgaaTCTCTGTAGAGAATAAggagttgaagaagagtgTGGAGCTTCAGAACTTTAGCGCGGCGGATGTAAATAGGATGAGAAGAGAGTTACAAGCTGTGGAAAGAGATGTTGCGGATGCTGAGGTTGCTAGAGATGGTTGGGATCAGAAAGCTTGGGAACTCAATTCACAGATTAGGAATCAGTTTCATCAGATTCAGACACTTGCCATTGACTGCAACCAAGCTCTCAGGAGATTGAAGCTTGATATTCAGTTCGCTGTTAACGAGAGAGGGGAAACACCTGCAGCGGTGATGGGTGTGGATTATAAATCGGTGGTGAAGCCAGCTCTGTGTTCGTTGTGCGATGGGATCAAAGGAAGCTCGGCGGAGAAAGTGGAGGAATTGGTCACTTTACAGCACCATAAGTCTGAAATGGCTTCGAAGATCGAATCCAAAAGGAGTCTTCTTGGGTCAATTCAGTTGCAGATCAATGACCTCgaagaaaagatgaagttGGTGAAGAAGGAAACTCAGGAGTTGAGTACAAAATGTGATTTGGAGGCGAAAACATTGGTTGAGAGTGTGAAAGCTGAGGCTTTGAATCTGGAGGTTGTGGAGAAAGAAGCTGCTGAGTTTGTAAAAGCTTCGGAGCTTAGATTGCAAGAAGCAGTGAAGGAGAGTGAAGAGGAGGTCCAAGCATGTGCTGCACAACTCTTTGCACTTATCGATTCGATATCGAAACAGAAAGAGTACATGGATTCGAAGATATCGGAGATCAAAACCGGTGTTGCTGATACTGCCAGTGCTGTTTCAGAGATATACAAAGCCAACTTCAAGAAGAACCTTGGTATCTAG